In one Alphaproteobacteria bacterium genomic region, the following are encoded:
- a CDS encoding transglutaminase family protein gives MQILTVHHVTSYTYDRPVRFGEHALMMRPRDSHDLRMLEASIAIHPASTIRWTHDVFGNSVARVEFQEESDRLDIENTIRIEHYGLTEPDFSPLDDYARTLPFPYHSDEVADLGRCMERHYHDEQHRITEWARQFLNGKDTPDTLMAMNDAVRKTFAYESREAHGTQTPTETLDRGAGTCRDFALFFMEAVRSIGLGARFVSGYLYDPALDAAMKDPTLPRGADLRGAGATHAWVQIYLPGAGWVEFDPTNGIAGGANLIRVAVARDPSQASPVRGSYFGPEEAFQSLSISVKVASG, from the coding sequence ATGCAGATACTGACGGTCCATCACGTAACCAGCTACACCTATGACCGGCCCGTCCGGTTCGGGGAGCATGCGTTGATGATGCGGCCGCGCGATAGCCACGATCTGCGCATGCTGGAAGCATCGATCGCCATTCATCCGGCATCGACGATCCGCTGGACCCATGACGTGTTCGGCAACTCCGTCGCGCGTGTCGAGTTCCAGGAAGAATCGGACCGGCTGGATATCGAGAACACGATCCGGATCGAGCATTACGGCCTCACGGAGCCGGATTTCTCACCCTTGGACGATTATGCCCGGACCTTGCCCTTTCCCTATCATTCGGACGAGGTGGCGGATCTCGGGCGGTGTATGGAACGGCACTATCACGACGAACAGCACCGCATCACCGAATGGGCGCGGCAGTTCCTGAACGGCAAGGACACGCCGGACACGCTGATGGCGATGAACGATGCGGTCCGCAAGACCTTCGCCTACGAATCCCGGGAAGCTCACGGAACCCAGACGCCGACGGAAACCCTGGATCGCGGGGCAGGAACGTGCCGGGACTTCGCCCTGTTCTTCATGGAGGCGGTCCGAAGCATCGGTCTGGGTGCACGCTTCGTGTCGGGCTATCTCTACGATCCGGCTTTGGACGCGGCAATGAAGGACCCGACCCTGCCGCGTGGCGCGGACCTGCGCGGGGCCGGTGCCACGCATGCCTGGGTGCAGATCTATCTGCCCGGCGCCGGCTGGGTCGAGTTCGATCCGACCAACGGGATTGCCGGCGGTGCGAACCTGATCCGGGTCGCCGTGGCACGCGATCCATCCCAGGCGTCCCCGGTACGAGGCTCCTATTTCGGGCCGGAAGAAGCGTTCCAATCGCTGTCCATCTCGGTAAAGGTCGCATCCGGCTGA
- a CDS encoding DUF1223 domain-containing protein has protein sequence MKTSRRTLLAGAAGALAISLTGAGTPAQAAGKTPLVVVELFTSQGCSSCPPAEAFLAELAARDDVIALEFHVDYWDYIGWKDPFADPRYTARQRSYNALFGSPYNYTPQMVVDGRAHEVGSRRSAVEARIEAASMKRMMEAQKHGASEMTLSHGDDGGLTIRLAGTPPDAGPYQAIVVGFDARHETEILRGENSGRSLVNAHVVRSMTTVGPSWSGGDAEFQVEMSEVAGDGGCAVLIQNPATGRIAAAQRILF, from the coding sequence ATGAAAACGTCACGTCGTACTCTCCTCGCGGGCGCAGCAGGCGCCCTTGCCATTTCCCTTACCGGGGCCGGAACCCCGGCACAGGCCGCAGGCAAGACGCCGCTGGTCGTGGTGGAACTCTTCACCAGCCAGGGCTGCAGTTCCTGTCCCCCGGCCGAGGCGTTCCTGGCCGAACTGGCCGCGCGTGACGACGTCATCGCGCTCGAGTTCCATGTCGATTACTGGGATTACATTGGCTGGAAGGATCCCTTTGCCGATCCGCGCTACACTGCCCGGCAACGTTCCTACAACGCCCTGTTCGGTTCCCCCTACAATTACACACCGCAAATGGTCGTCGACGGCCGCGCGCATGAAGTCGGTTCCCGCCGCAGCGCCGTGGAGGCCCGGATCGAGGCCGCATCCATGAAGCGCATGATGGAGGCCCAGAAGCACGGCGCGTCGGAAATGACGCTGAGCCACGGGGACGATGGCGGCCTGACGATCCGACTGGCCGGTACCCCGCCGGATGCGGGCCCCTATCAGGCGATCGTCGTCGGCTTCGATGCCCGGCACGAAACCGAGATTCTGCGCGGCGAAAACTCGGGCCGGAGCCTTGTGAACGCCCATGTAGTACGGAGCATGACCACCGTCGGCCCCTCCTGGTCCGGCGGCGACGCCGAGTTCCAAGTCGAGATGTCCGAGGTCGCCGGCGACGGCGGCTGCGCCGTTCTGATCCAGAACCCCGCGACGGGTCGGATCGCCGCCGCGCAACGCATCCTGTTCTAG
- a CDS encoding sterol desaturase family protein, whose protein sequence is MMENLTETLLTYKSAIVAGWIALFFAVERLRPAAIVPLGRSERMRRLISNGGLFGANIAVSLLIVVPVSLWAASVGPEWRESLAPWWQGGWGLVFDLLLLDFLIYWWHRANHRVPFLWRFHEIHHLDETLDSTTAIRFHWGEVALSACARAVFIIVFDIPLESVLIFEIQVLLAAIFAHSNVRLPNGVERAIGWIFVTPAIHWVHHHAVRRDTDSNYGNLFSFWDRMFGSFSPNRREPDMKIGVERESERSFWHLMVRPFERRIS, encoded by the coding sequence ATGATGGAAAACCTGACGGAAACGCTGCTCACCTATAAATCCGCCATTGTCGCGGGTTGGATTGCGCTGTTCTTCGCGGTAGAAAGACTGCGCCCGGCGGCCATCGTTCCATTGGGTCGATCGGAACGCATGCGGCGCCTGATCAGCAATGGTGGCTTGTTCGGTGCGAATATCGCGGTGTCGCTACTGATCGTCGTGCCGGTCAGCCTGTGGGCGGCCTCCGTAGGGCCGGAATGGCGTGAAAGCCTTGCCCCCTGGTGGCAAGGCGGCTGGGGGCTGGTCTTCGATCTGCTGCTGCTGGATTTCCTGATCTACTGGTGGCATCGCGCCAACCACCGCGTGCCCTTCCTGTGGCGGTTCCACGAGATTCACCATCTCGATGAGACCTTGGACAGCACGACGGCAATACGCTTTCACTGGGGTGAAGTCGCCTTGTCGGCCTGTGCCCGGGCGGTCTTCATCATCGTCTTCGATATCCCGCTGGAAAGTGTTCTGATCTTTGAGATCCAGGTGCTGCTGGCGGCGATCTTCGCCCATTCGAATGTGCGCCTGCCGAACGGCGTGGAACGGGCGATCGGTTGGATCTTCGTTACCCCCGCGATTCATTGGGTGCATCATCACGCCGTCCGGCGCGATACGGATTCGAACTATGGGAATCTGTTCAGTTTCTGGGACAGGATGTTCGGATCGTTCAGCCCGAACCGGCGCGAACCCGATATGAAGATCGGCGTCGAACGGGAGTCTGAGCGCTCTTTCTGGCACCTGATGGTCAGGCCCTTCGAAAGGCGAATCTCCTAG
- a CDS encoding gamma-glutamyl-gamma-aminobutyrate hydrolase family protein, with translation MSIPLIGVSACTRHSEGGSYYHQVGHKYLSAVASAARGLPMPIPAMADQIDMDDLLDKLDGLFLTGSPSNVEPQHYNGPEFRPDTERDPLRDSMTLPLIRKALDRGLPIFAVCRGHQELNVVLGGTLHQNLQELPGKRDHRMRRDIPLGERYGEAHPVDIKPGGMLEKLAGKTGTVMVNSLHSQGIDRLADGLFVECVSDDGVIEAVSLPDAKGFLLSVQWHPEHPTALAWPLSQAMFAAFGDAARAYSKTK, from the coding sequence ATGTCCATCCCCCTGATCGGCGTTTCCGCCTGTACCCGCCACAGCGAGGGCGGCAGCTATTACCACCAGGTCGGCCACAAGTATCTATCGGCGGTGGCGAGCGCCGCACGGGGGCTGCCGATGCCGATCCCGGCCATGGCAGACCAGATCGACATGGATGACCTGCTGGACAAGTTGGACGGCCTTTTTCTGACCGGCAGCCCATCCAATGTCGAGCCGCAGCACTATAACGGCCCCGAGTTCCGCCCGGACACGGAGCGCGATCCGCTGCGCGATTCCATGACGCTGCCGCTGATCCGCAAGGCACTGGACCGCGGCCTGCCGATTTTCGCGGTCTGCCGCGGCCATCAGGAACTGAATGTCGTGCTGGGTGGCACGCTCCATCAGAACCTGCAGGAACTGCCCGGCAAGCGGGATCACCGCATGCGTCGGGATATCCCGCTCGGCGAACGGTATGGCGAGGCGCATCCGGTAGACATCAAGCCCGGGGGCATGCTGGAGAAACTTGCGGGCAAGACCGGTACCGTCATGGTGAACTCGCTGCATTCCCAGGGCATCGACCGGCTGGCCGACGGCCTGTTCGTCGAATGCGTCAGTGACGACGGCGTGATCGAGGCGGTCTCCCTGCCCGACGCCAAGGGGTTCCTGCTCAGCGTTCAATGGCATCCGGAACACCCGACCGCCCTGGCCTGGCCGTTGAGTCAGGCCATGTTCGCCGCCTTCGGCGATGCAGCACGCGCCTATTCGAAAACGAAGTAA
- the xth gene encoding exodeoxyribonuclease III → MRIATWNINSVRLRMPIVEQFTKEVAPDVLCLQETKVDDPQFPFDDVRALGYEHVAINGIKGYNGVCILSKLPLENVGRHEWTGKADGRHIFATLPGGIEIHSLYVPAGGDEPDRAVNEKFGHKLDFVDEMTTWFGANRKQSDKIMVVGDLNIAPLEQDVWSHKQLLKVVSHTPIEVEKFTAAQNAFGWVDCMRKFVPDDEKMYTWWSYRSRDWRAANKGRRLDHVWASPGLADSVSDMRILTDARGWEKPSDHVPVIVEVGA, encoded by the coding sequence ATGCGGATCGCAACCTGGAACATCAATTCGGTACGCCTTCGCATGCCGATCGTAGAGCAGTTCACGAAGGAGGTCGCCCCGGACGTCCTGTGTCTCCAGGAAACCAAGGTCGACGACCCGCAGTTTCCGTTCGATGACGTGCGCGCCCTCGGTTATGAGCATGTCGCGATCAACGGGATCAAGGGCTATAACGGCGTCTGCATTCTGTCCAAGCTGCCGCTGGAGAATGTCGGACGTCACGAATGGACCGGCAAGGCCGACGGTCGGCACATCTTTGCCACCCTGCCCGGCGGGATCGAAATTCACTCGCTCTATGTCCCGGCCGGCGGCGATGAGCCGGACCGCGCTGTGAACGAAAAGTTCGGCCACAAGCTGGACTTCGTCGATGAGATGACCACCTGGTTTGGCGCCAACCGCAAGCAGTCCGACAAGATCATGGTGGTCGGCGATTTGAATATCGCCCCGCTGGAGCAGGATGTCTGGTCCCACAAGCAACTGCTGAAAGTGGTCAGCCACACGCCGATCGAGGTCGAAAAGTTCACCGCCGCCCAGAACGCCTTCGGTTGGGTCGACTGCATGCGCAAATTCGTGCCTGACGACGAGAAGATGTACACGTGGTGGAGCTACCGCTCCCGCGACTGGCGCGCCGCAAACAAGGGCCGTCGCCTCGACCATGTCTGGGCATCGCCCGGACTGGCCGACAGTGTGTCCGACATGCGTATTCTCACCGACGCCCGAGGCTGGGAAAAACCATCCGACCACGTTCCGGTGATCGTCGAGGTCGGCGCCTGA
- the def gene encoding peptide deformylase: MAILPILVAPHPVLKMKCEPVETVDDEIRTLLDDMLETMYDAPGIGLAAPQVGVSKRIIVVDCAPRGADPEPMKLINPEIVTQSDELATYEEGCLSFPDQYAEVRRPATVTVKYLDENGTQQTLECDGLLATCIQHEIDHLEGVVFVDHISSLKRGMIMRKLQKQTKLRSKEGRAAAAE; the protein is encoded by the coding sequence ATGGCGATCCTGCCGATCCTGGTCGCACCGCATCCGGTGCTGAAAATGAAATGCGAGCCGGTCGAGACTGTGGATGACGAAATCCGCACGCTGCTCGACGACATGCTGGAGACGATGTATGACGCCCCGGGTATCGGCCTGGCCGCGCCGCAGGTCGGCGTGTCCAAGCGCATTATCGTTGTCGATTGTGCCCCGCGTGGCGCCGACCCGGAGCCGATGAAGCTGATCAACCCGGAAATCGTGACGCAGTCCGACGAATTGGCAACCTATGAAGAGGGCTGTCTGAGCTTTCCGGACCAGTATGCCGAGGTGCGGCGCCCGGCCACGGTGACAGTGAAGTATCTCGACGAGAACGGGACGCAACAGACCCTCGAATGCGACGGGCTTCTGGCAACCTGCATCCAGCACGAGATCGATCATCTGGAAGGCGTTGTCTTCGTCGATCACATCTCGTCGCTCAAGCGTGGTATGATCATGCGCAAGCTGCAGAAGCAGACGAAACTCCGCAGTAAGGAAGGCCGCGCCGCCGCCGCCGAGTAA
- the fmt gene encoding methionyl-tRNA formyltransferase, whose translation MTKLRLAFMGTPGFSVPALDAIVRAGHEVEAVYTQPPRPANRGKKETPSPVHLAALKMGIPVRHPASLKTPEAQAAFADLRLDAAVVVAYGLILPKPILEMPKFGCLNIHASLLPRWRGAAPIQRAILAGDEETGISIMQMDEGLDTGPVLLEEPMQILHRATAQDLHDDLAHLGARLIVEALDGLVDGSIRPTPQPDGGVTYAEKLRKSEGLIDWSESAAELDRRVRALTPWPGCYFNHGGERIKLLSALPGMPDRNAAPGTVLNDEGLIACGTGGLRLRRVQRPGRSPVSGADFLRGLRLSEGTVLG comes from the coding sequence ATGACGAAATTGAGATTGGCCTTCATGGGAACCCCCGGGTTTTCCGTTCCCGCTCTGGACGCGATTGTCCGGGCGGGGCATGAGGTCGAGGCCGTCTATACTCAGCCCCCGCGCCCGGCGAACCGCGGCAAGAAGGAAACACCCAGTCCGGTGCATCTGGCGGCCCTGAAAATGGGCATCCCGGTGCGCCATCCGGCCAGTCTGAAAACGCCGGAAGCTCAGGCGGCTTTTGCCGATCTGCGGCTGGATGCCGCGGTAGTAGTCGCCTATGGCCTGATCCTGCCGAAACCGATCCTCGAGATGCCGAAATTCGGCTGCCTGAACATCCATGCGTCCTTGCTGCCGCGCTGGCGCGGCGCCGCGCCGATCCAGCGCGCGATTCTGGCCGGGGATGAGGAAACAGGCATTTCCATCATGCAGATGGACGAGGGACTGGATACCGGCCCGGTCCTCCTGGAAGAGCCCATGCAGATTCTTCACCGTGCCACTGCGCAGGATTTGCATGACGACCTGGCACATCTGGGCGCGCGTTTGATCGTGGAGGCTCTGGACGGTCTGGTCGACGGGTCGATCCGGCCAACGCCGCAACCCGATGGCGGTGTGACCTATGCGGAGAAGCTCCGGAAATCGGAGGGCCTGATCGACTGGTCGGAAAGCGCCGCCGAACTCGACCGTCGCGTCCGTGCCCTCACGCCCTGGCCCGGCTGCTATTTCAATCATGGCGGCGAACGGATCAAACTTCTGAGTGCCCTGCCCGGCATGCCGGACCGCAACGCCGCCCCCGGAACCGTGCTGAACGACGAAGGGCTGATCGCCTGCGGCACCGGCGGTCTGCGCCTGCGCCGCGTGCAGCGCCCCGGCCGCAGCCCTGTTTCCGGTGCGGACTTCCTGCGCGGCTTGCGCCTATCCGAAGGTACCGTGCTAGGCTGA
- a CDS encoding 2-dehydropantoate 2-reductase — MKVCIYGAGAIGGYMAVALADGGADVSLVARGPHLAAIRQNGLSLHIGGETRNIAVAASDNPADLGPQDYVIVALKAHSVPAVADRMTTLFHDRTAVVTAVNGVPWWYFHGIEGPLAGTRLESVDPGGAQWRGIGPERAIGCVVYPACEVTEPGIVRHIEGDRFTLGEPSGEKSDRVSALAEAMRAGGLKAPVKPRIRDEIWVKLWGNLSFNPISALTGATLEQICADPGTRAVAKAMMLEGQAIGEKLGVRFAIDVEKRIDGAAAVGAHKTSMLQDLERGRAMEIDALVTAVQELGRLTETPTPTIDSVLALTQLRGAVAGCYEKTGK; from the coding sequence ATGAAGGTCTGCATCTACGGAGCCGGTGCCATCGGCGGCTATATGGCCGTGGCTCTGGCGGATGGCGGCGCGGATGTCAGTCTTGTCGCTCGTGGCCCTCATCTGGCGGCCATACGGCAGAACGGCCTCAGCCTGCATATCGGCGGAGAAACCAGAAACATTGCGGTTGCGGCCTCGGACAATCCCGCCGATCTCGGTCCACAGGATTACGTCATCGTTGCCCTGAAGGCCCATTCGGTCCCGGCCGTTGCCGACCGGATGACAACGCTGTTTCACGACCGGACCGCCGTGGTGACGGCCGTGAATGGGGTACCGTGGTGGTACTTCCATGGCATCGAGGGGCCGCTAGCCGGTACGCGGCTTGAAAGCGTCGACCCGGGGGGCGCCCAGTGGCGCGGGATCGGACCGGAACGCGCCATCGGCTGCGTCGTCTATCCTGCCTGCGAGGTCACCGAGCCCGGCATTGTCCGTCATATCGAAGGCGACCGATTCACCCTGGGGGAGCCTAGTGGCGAAAAATCGGACCGCGTCTCCGCCCTGGCCGAGGCGATGCGCGCCGGCGGGCTGAAAGCGCCGGTCAAACCGCGCATTCGGGACGAGATCTGGGTCAAGCTCTGGGGGAATTTGTCCTTCAATCCGATCAGTGCGCTGACCGGGGCGACCCTGGAACAGATCTGCGCCGATCCAGGCACGCGCGCCGTCGCGAAGGCCATGATGCTAGAAGGGCAGGCGATCGGTGAGAAACTGGGTGTCCGCTTTGCCATCGATGTCGAGAAACGCATCGATGGCGCAGCCGCCGTCGGCGCACACAAGACGTCCATGCTGCAGGATCTTGAGCGCGGTCGGGCTATGGAAATCGACGCGCTTGTGACCGCTGTCCAGGAACTGGGTCGACTGACCGAAACGCCGACACCGACGATCGATTCCGTACTCGCGCTCACGCAATTGCGCGGCGCCGTCGCGGGCTGTTACGAAAAAACCGGAAAATAG
- a CDS encoding ferredoxin--NADP reductase → MEVKKQAIPGSVNAVTVVDVHHWTDRLFSFRVTRPDSFRFRSGEFVMIGLMKDDGKPLLRAYSIASPSWDHELDFFSIKVEDGPLTSRLQKIQVGDEILLGKKPTGTLVLDALLPGKTLYLLSTGTGIAPFASVIRDPETYDRFEHVVLTHTCRDVAELAYGEKIVKDTLEDPLVGEMVQGRLTHYTSTTREAHTHTGRITTLIENGKLFEDLGRKPFNKDDDRVMICGSMGMLQDTKDLCEAAGLTEGANSMPGEFVIEKAFVG, encoded by the coding sequence ATGGAAGTGAAGAAACAGGCCATTCCGGGTTCGGTCAACGCCGTCACGGTCGTGGATGTGCATCACTGGACCGACCGTCTGTTCTCATTCCGGGTCACTCGCCCGGATAGCTTCCGTTTCCGCTCCGGCGAGTTCGTGATGATCGGGCTAATGAAGGACGACGGCAAGCCGCTGCTGCGTGCCTACTCCATTGCCAGCCCGTCCTGGGATCACGAACTGGACTTCTTCTCGATCAAGGTTGAAGACGGGCCGCTGACCAGTCGCCTTCAGAAGATCCAGGTCGGCGATGAAATCCTGCTGGGCAAGAAGCCGACCGGCACGCTGGTGCTGGACGCCCTGCTGCCGGGCAAGACGCTGTATCTGCTGTCCACCGGTACGGGCATTGCACCTTTCGCCAGCGTCATCCGCGATCCGGAAACGTATGACCGGTTCGAGCATGTCGTTCTGACGCATACCTGCCGCGACGTGGCGGAACTCGCCTATGGCGAAAAGATCGTAAAGGACACGCTGGAAGACCCGCTGGTCGGTGAAATGGTTCAGGGTCGTCTGACCCATTACACCTCGACGACCCGTGAGGCGCATACCCATACCGGCCGCATCACGACCCTGATCGAAAACGGAAAGCTGTTCGAGGATCTGGGCCGCAAGCCGTTCAACAAGGACGACGACCGGGTCATGATCTGCGGCTCCATGGGCATGCTCCAGGACACGAAGGATCTGTGCGAGGCGGCGGGCCTGACCGAGGGCGCCAACTCCATGCCTGGCGAATTCGTGATCGAGAAGGCCTTCGTCGGTTAG
- a CDS encoding MarR family transcriptional regulator, producing the protein MTDRAANARAQWEAEIPGLNLLPMELLGRMTEASQLIRATFLYPVFNQFGLKPGEVDVLMTLRRSGPPYALTPTELYNSTMISSGGMTARLDRLEKAGLIVRMPHETDRRAVRISLTDDGRDLIDRMLPLHVAAQRQAVAGLSDAEQRALADLLAKLLQEVSAEGRNNK; encoded by the coding sequence ATGACGGATCGCGCAGCCAATGCAAGGGCCCAATGGGAGGCGGAAATCCCCGGGTTGAACCTCCTTCCGATGGAGCTTCTCGGACGTATGACCGAGGCGTCCCAGCTGATACGGGCGACATTTCTGTATCCTGTCTTCAACCAGTTCGGGTTGAAGCCGGGAGAGGTGGATGTCCTGATGACCTTGCGGCGGTCCGGCCCGCCCTATGCCCTGACGCCGACGGAGCTATACAATTCGACCATGATCTCGTCGGGCGGCATGACGGCACGGTTGGATCGGCTGGAAAAGGCCGGATTGATCGTCCGCATGCCCCATGAAACGGATCGGCGTGCCGTCCGGATTTCCCTGACGGATGACGGCAGGGATCTGATCGACCGGATGCTTCCCCTGCATGTTGCCGCACAGAGGCAGGCTGTTGCCGGACTTAGCGATGCGGAACAGCGTGCCCTCGCCGATCTACTGGCAAAGCTGCTGCAAGAGGTGTCTGCCGAAGGTCGTAATAACAAATAG
- a CDS encoding DMT family transporter: protein MKIGQTNSAIRPNVWHAVGLLLATGSLLGLSAIWAKASGSVSWPPLALLLWSMIIGAAIQTVGQLARRRTPLPGGSALVFAIFSGILFAIPNAITFAAVEHVGAGFVALCFAFPLMLTYALALALRMDRFDGMKFLGVLFGVAGGAVLATAKTGVDGGYNLWVLAALSVPVILAIANIYRSAYWPKGADSMQMSIGMLVFGAVTMVAMLMFFGIDFGPADWTAESAGLLAVQSLTFAVLYDVYFRLQKLAGPVYLSQIGSVAAVTGIALAYLIFAEIPSTQQSIAAILVAIGLVLVNRAMIRQPRLAA, encoded by the coding sequence ATGAAAATAGGTCAGACGAATTCCGCAATCCGCCCGAATGTGTGGCACGCCGTGGGCCTGCTGCTGGCCACGGGATCCCTGCTCGGGCTCTCGGCCATTTGGGCGAAGGCATCGGGCTCGGTGTCCTGGCCGCCGCTGGCCCTGCTGCTTTGGTCCATGATTATCGGTGCGGCCATCCAGACCGTCGGACAACTGGCCCGGCGACGGACGCCGCTTCCCGGCGGCTCCGCCCTGGTCTTCGCGATCTTCTCGGGTATCCTCTTTGCGATTCCCAACGCGATCACCTTCGCCGCGGTCGAGCATGTCGGCGCCGGCTTCGTCGCCCTGTGTTTTGCCTTCCCGCTCATGCTGACCTACGCCCTGGCCCTGGCCCTTCGGATGGACAGGTTCGATGGCATGAAGTTTCTCGGCGTCCTGTTCGGCGTCGCGGGCGGAGCGGTTCTGGCGACGGCCAAGACCGGCGTCGACGGCGGCTACAATCTCTGGGTTCTGGCTGCGCTCTCCGTGCCGGTCATCCTGGCAATCGCAAACATCTACCGCAGCGCCTACTGGCCCAAAGGCGCGGATTCCATGCAGATGTCGATCGGCATGCTGGTTTTCGGCGCCGTGACCATGGTTGCGATGCTGATGTTCTTCGGAATCGATTTCGGTCCTGCGGATTGGACAGCGGAAAGCGCCGGATTGCTGGCCGTGCAATCGCTCACCTTCGCGGTCCTCTATGATGTCTATTTCCGGCTCCAGAAACTGGCCGGGCCCGTCTATCTGAGTCAGATCGGATCGGTCGCAGCGGTTACCGGCATCGCGCTGGCCTATCTGATCTTCGCGGAAATCCCCAGCACGCAGCAGAGCATCGCCGCCATCCTGGTCGCGATCGGGCTGGTCCTGGTGAACCGCGCAATGATCCGACAGCCGCGCCTCGCAGCGTGA
- a CDS encoding crotonase/enoyl-CoA hydratase family protein — translation MSEDRVLYDRDGAVVTLTLNRPDELNAFSEAPMIEAFLGALARVKADDGVRCVVLTGAGRAFSAGGNVKHMRDKTDMFSGTTSDIERAYAEGIHRVPPAFWNLEIPVIAAVNGPAYGAALDLVCMCDIRLATPAAKFGAPFVKLGISPGDGAAWFLSRIIGLSAAAEMILTGEPADAEKAKEWGLISRIVPQENLLTEAHAIACRIAANAPRAVQLSKRLLRKAPHQSLEDHLAMCASYQALLHGTADHAEAVAAHLEKRKPVFDGS, via the coding sequence ATGAGCGAGGATCGTGTTCTGTATGACCGCGACGGGGCGGTCGTAACCCTGACCCTGAATCGGCCGGACGAATTGAATGCCTTTTCCGAGGCCCCGATGATCGAGGCGTTCCTCGGCGCGCTGGCGCGGGTGAAGGCCGATGACGGCGTGCGGTGCGTTGTCCTGACCGGAGCGGGACGTGCCTTCTCGGCGGGCGGCAACGTCAAGCACATGCGGGACAAGACCGACATGTTCTCCGGCACAACGTCGGATATCGAACGCGCCTATGCCGAAGGCATACATCGGGTGCCACCGGCATTCTGGAACCTGGAGATCCCGGTGATCGCGGCCGTGAACGGGCCCGCCTATGGCGCGGCGCTGGACCTCGTCTGCATGTGCGATATCCGATTGGCGACTCCGGCGGCGAAGTTCGGGGCGCCTTTCGTGAAGCTGGGCATTTCGCCCGGGGATGGCGCGGCGTGGTTCCTCAGCCGGATCATCGGTCTCTCGGCGGCGGCGGAGATGATCCTGACAGGGGAGCCGGCCGACGCGGAGAAAGCGAAGGAATGGGGCTTGATCTCGCGCATCGTGCCGCAGGAAAACCTGCTGACCGAGGCACATGCCATCGCCTGCCGCATCGCGGCCAATGCACCGCGTGCCGTTCAGTTGTCGAAGCGTCTGCTGCGCAAGGCCCCGCATCAGAGCCTGGAGGACCATCTGGCGATGTGTGCGTCCTATCAGGCCCTGCTGCATGGTACGGCCGATCATGCCGAGGCCGTGGCCGCGCATCTGGAAAAGCGGAAGCCGGTTTTCGACGGTTCCTAG
- a CDS encoding GlxA family transcriptional regulator, with protein sequence MAFSSAVEPLRAANTIAGKTMYEWSLISMDGEAVTASNDIDIMPDLSVATDKRFDYLFVVGGTGAEKIKDPRAINYVRKLSRMGTTIGAVSTAPYLLAHAGLLDNRRCTIHWEYLDGFREDFPHLEITDELFEIDGGIVTCSGGTASIDLLLHMISHSYGHDLATHVSEWFLHKQIREQSEHQRMALRFRVGVSHPKLLGAIQFMEENLETPLDREEIAEAVSLSTRQLERLFRKYLNSTPRKYYFGLRMQRARILLRQTSMSVLDVALACGFVSASHFAKCYREFFGHSPRRDRAPEA encoded by the coding sequence ATGGCGTTTTCCTCCGCCGTCGAACCGCTGCGCGCGGCCAATACGATTGCCGGCAAGACGATGTACGAATGGTCGCTGATTTCGATGGATGGCGAGGCGGTAACCGCATCGAACGACATCGATATCATGCCGGACCTGTCCGTCGCGACGGACAAGAGATTCGACTATCTGTTTGTTGTCGGCGGTACCGGGGCGGAGAAGATCAAGGACCCGCGGGCAATCAACTATGTGCGCAAGCTGTCCCGGATGGGGACGACCATCGGGGCGGTTTCGACGGCGCCTTATCTGCTGGCGCATGCCGGGCTGCTGGACAACCGGCGCTGCACCATCCACTGGGAGTATCTCGACGGATTCCGGGAGGATTTTCCGCATCTCGAGATTACCGACGAACTGTTCGAGATCGACGGCGGAATCGTGACCTGCTCCGGCGGCACGGCATCGATCGATCTTCTGCTGCACATGATCAGCCATTCCTATGGTCACGATCTGGCGACCCATGTGTCGGAGTGGTTCCTGCACAAGCAGATCCGTGAGCAGTCCGAACATCAGCGCATGGCGCTGCGGTTTCGTGTCGGGGTCAGTCACCCCAAGCTGCTGGGTGCGATCCAGTTCATGGAAGAGAATCTGGAGACACCGTTGGACCGGGAGGAGATCGCCGAGGCGGTCAGCCTTTCCACACGCCAGTTGGAGCGCCTGTTCCGGAAATACCTGAATTCCACGCCCCGCAAATACTATTTCGGCCTGCGCATGCAGCGGGCCCGCATCCTTTTGCGCCAGACCAGCATGTCGGTGCTGGATGTCGCCCTGGCCTGCGGCTTCGTGTCGGCCAGTCATTTTGCAAAATGTTACCGCGAGTTCTTCGGCCATTCGCCCCGCCGGGACCGCGCACCGGAGGCCTGA